Proteins encoded within one genomic window of Geotalea daltonii FRC-32:
- a CDS encoding PIN domain-containing protein has translation MNGFEMINVFIDTSIFIKMNFFYGHPTFAALIESVKQGRTRILLTEVTVEEVKANIRGNLTEI, from the coding sequence ATGAACGGATTTGAGATGATAAACGTCTTTATCGATACTTCAATTTTTATCAAAATGAATTTTTTCTATGGGCATCCAACATTTGCGGCTCTAATAGAGTCAGTGAAACAAGGTAGAACGCGTATTCTACTGACTGAGGTGACTGTAGAAGAAGTCAAAGCGAATATCAGAGGAAATTTAACAGAAATTTAA